A stretch of DNA from Cellulomonas fengjieae:
CGCACGGGCGAGGGTGTCGCCACCGCCGACGCCCGACTGTCGTGGACGTCACGCTCCCCGGTGTGACTTTCGGGGCCTTCGGGTCAGACAATAGGTGGATTACCCGCACCCGCCCTCCCCGCCCCCGGGCGCTCAGGACCGGGCCGGGCCAGATGCGCCGCCGACGCCGACCGGGCTCGTGCGCGCGCACGAGACGCAAGGAGCGCTGGTGGCTTCGATCGACGAGACGGGACCCCTCATCGGTGGTCTGCTGAGCCAGGTGCCGGACATCGACCCGGACGAGACCGGTGAGTGGGTGGAGTCCCTCGACGGACTCATCGACGACAAGGGCGGACCCCGCGCCCGGTACGTGCTGCTGAGCATGCTGCGGCACGCCCGCCAGCGGAACGTGGCCATCCCGGCCTCCCTCACCACCCCGTACGTGAACACCATCGCGGTGCACGACGAGCCCTACTTCCCCGGCGACGAGGCCCTCGAGCGCCGCTACCGGTCCTGGATCCGCTGGAACGCCGCGGTCATGGTCACGCGGGCCCAGCGCCCCGGGGTCGCGGTCGGTGGGCACATCTCCTCCTACGCGTCCGTCGCGACGCTGACCGAGGTGGGCCTCAACCACTTCTTCCGCGGCAAGGACCACCCGGGCGGCGGTGACCAGGTCTACTTCCAGGGTCACGCCTCCCCCGGCGTGTACGCCCGCGCCTTCCTCGAGGGCCGGCTGACCGCGCACCAGCTCGACGGGTTCCGCCAGGAGCTCTCGCACCCGGGCGGCGGGCTTCCGTCGTACCCGCACCCGCGCCTGGCGCCCGAGCTGTGGGAGTTCCCCACGGTGTCGATGGGCCTGGGTCCGTCGTCGGCCATCTACCAGGCCTGGACCAACCGCTACCTGCACCTGCGGGGAATCAAGGACACCAGCCAGCAGGACGTCTGGGCGTTCCTGGGCGACGGCGAGATGGACGAGCCCGAGTCCCGCGGCATGCTCCAGCTGGCCGGCCAGCAGGGTCTGGACAACCTGACGTTCGTCGTGAACTGCAACCTGCAGCGCCTCGACGGCCCCGTCCGCGGCAACGGCAAGATCATCCAGGAGCTCGAGGCGCAGTTCCGCGGCGCCGGCTGGAACGTCATCAAGGTCGTCTGGGGGCGTGAGTGGGACGCCCTGCTCAACGCCGACAAGGACCGCGCGCTCGTCAACCTGATGAACACGACGCCGGACGGCGACTTCCAGACGTACCGCGCCGAGAGCGGCGCCTTCATCCGCGAGAACTTCTTCGGCCGCGACCCGCGGACCAAGCAGCTCGTCGAGAAGATGACGGACGACGAGATCTGGGCGCTCAAGCGCGGCGGGCACGACTACCGCAAGATCTACGCGGCCTACAAGTCGGCGCGTGAGCACACCGGGCAACCGACGGTCATCCTCGCGCACACCATCAAGGGCTACGGCCTGGGCTCCGGCTTCGCGGGGCGCAACGCCACGCACCAGATGAAGAAGCTGAAGTCGGACGACCTGAAGACGCTGCGCGACTCGCTGCACATCCCGATCACGGACGAGCAGATCGACGAGAACCCGTACGTCCCGCCGTACTTCCACCCGGGCGCGGAGGACGAGGGCATCAAGTACATGCTCGAGCGTCGCCGGCAGCTCGGCGGCTTCGTGCCCGAGCGTCGCACGGCGCACAAGCCGCTGACCCTGCCCTCGGACAAGGTCTACGAGGGCCTGGCCA
This window harbors:
- the aceE gene encoding pyruvate dehydrogenase (acetyl-transferring), homodimeric type; this encodes MASIDETGPLIGGLLSQVPDIDPDETGEWVESLDGLIDDKGGPRARYVLLSMLRHARQRNVAIPASLTTPYVNTIAVHDEPYFPGDEALERRYRSWIRWNAAVMVTRAQRPGVAVGGHISSYASVATLTEVGLNHFFRGKDHPGGGDQVYFQGHASPGVYARAFLEGRLTAHQLDGFRQELSHPGGGLPSYPHPRLAPELWEFPTVSMGLGPSSAIYQAWTNRYLHLRGIKDTSQQDVWAFLGDGEMDEPESRGMLQLAGQQGLDNLTFVVNCNLQRLDGPVRGNGKIIQELEAQFRGAGWNVIKVVWGREWDALLNADKDRALVNLMNTTPDGDFQTYRAESGAFIRENFFGRDPRTKQLVEKMTDDEIWALKRGGHDYRKIYAAYKSAREHTGQPTVILAHTIKGYGLGSGFAGRNATHQMKKLKSDDLKTLRDSLHIPITDEQIDENPYVPPYFHPGAEDEGIKYMLERRRQLGGFVPERRTAHKPLTLPSDKVYEGLAKGSGQQEVATTMALVRLFKDLVRDKEFGHRLVPIIPDEARTFGLDSIFPSAKIFNTNGQNYMAVDRELMLSYKESESGQIMHTGINEAGSASAFQAVGTSYATHGEPLIPFYFYYSMFGFQRTGDQFWAAGDQMTRGFLIGATAGRTTLTGEGLQHADGHSPLLAGTQPHVVHYDPAYGYEIRHIVKDGIERMYGEGHDRDRDVIYYLTVYNEPMHQPAEPDGVDVEGILRGIYQLAPAEGDGPRAQILASGVAVPWALEAKKLLAEDWGVQAGVWSVTSWNELRRDGLAADRRAYLHPGEEERVPYLTQKLQGAEGPFVATTDYDHLVADQVRAWIPGTYATLGADGFGFSDTRAAARRHFKIDGPSTVVRVLQQLARTGAVSAEAPAQAIERYRLYDVTAGTSGNTGGDS